Within Sphingobium sp. SCG-1, the genomic segment TTGACTGTAGTGGCCGCCCGCAATTCCTAATCCACCAACGACCCTTCCATCCAAAATGATTGGCGCACCGCCGGGCAATAGGGAAAGAGGTGGCGTCGCGATCACGGAGTCGTTCAGAAACTCGTCGCCTTTTACAACGGCAAAAACATCCTCGCTCGTCGCTCCAAAATTAGCCGCGGTAGCCGCCTTGCTACCTGCTGCAACGAGGTTTACCGGACCTGCCCGTTCATCGCGAGCCGTGGCGACCGGATTTCCCGCTAAGTCGCACACGACTGCGGCAGCCGTCACATCTTGGCGGCGTCCATGAAGAATTGCAGCCTTGACTATCGTATCGGCTATGGAGTGTGTAATCGCCACGCACGTCATCCTTCTGCGCCTCGCCTGAAAGCAAGCATGGCAAAATGGTCAGCAGGCAAGGCAGGAGAAAATGGCTATGTGTCGCCGGATGTCTTGACAGCCATCAGAGCTTACAGAGACAAGGCCTCTCCCGATTGACCACGTTATGAGGTATTCCTCATGTTCCTAGCCTTCGCATCCGATTGTGTCAACAATGCACATTCTGCGATAATATGCGCGGGCTTGTGGCTGCAACGAGGCCGCAGATGTTGGATTGGCTCAGTGGGCAGATCGACGTCGAGAAACCGCTTAGCCTCCCAGCTTTAATTTGGAGAAACCGTCTTGCAGAAATTAACGCATTCCGACACCGGAGACAGAAGTAGCAAGGCGAGCGGTGCTGCAACGAGAACGTCCGAGCGAAAGAAGCCCATCCTCGACCGTGGCGTTAAAAGAGTAAAATCACTGCTCCGCGCGGCTGAGCAATGCTTTGCAGAGGTGGGATATGGCGCGGCGTCCATGACCGCTGTAGCGCGCCGCGCGAACGCCCCGATCGGATCCCTGTACCAGTTCTTCTCAACAAAGGAGAGCGTGGCAGTTGCGTTGATCGAGCAATATGTGGCAGAACTCAAGACATGCTGGGATTCACTAAGCACGGACGGCCCGCATGACGATTATGCAAAATTCGCACGGCAGCTGGTAACCACGACGCTCGAACAGATCGATCGTCAGCCAGCTTTTTCCACGCTCGAGGATGCTCAGGCCAACTTTGGTCTGCGGCCGGGGAATCATGACGAGTTGCTGCTTGCGGTCATCGGCCTTATTGGCCGCTTGGCGCCGTCAGCCAGCGCAGCGATGCGCGACAAACTCGGACTCATAACATTCCAGATGCTTAAGGCAGCCTACGCTCTTCATCAGAATGACAACGAAATAAAGGGTGATATCGATGTTGTTGTTGAAATGTCATCAATCATTGCTGGATACTTACGCCGCAATATCACGTGATTTGCGCTACGGCATTAAGAACAGGCCGTATGCAGAGCTGCAAGCCATGGTTCCTTGCAATCACTAAGACCCTAGGTCCCCTCAGCAAACAGCGCACGCATCGCGGCGGTAGCATGGCGGCCTCTTCCAATTCACGAAATGTAACGTCTGGAAGAATTACTATGGCCGCAGAGGATCTCGACAGTCAAAGGTTCGTTAAGTACTTGGCCATTATCCAACCGGCGTTTGCATCGTTGCATCCACAACAGTCGATGGCTCGGCCGGCATGGTAGTCGGCTCGTTCACATCCGTTCCACTCGAACCACCGCTGGTGGCATTTTTCCCGCCAAGTCGTCGAAGATCTGGCCAAAGATCGAGGTGGCTGGAGCCTTTTGCGTAATATCCTCTCAAGCAATCAAACGCGATATGCACCCGCTTCTCTTCTAAGGGCGATAAGAAGTTCACCGGACTTGACTATCCTTTTTCGGCTATGGATCACCGATCTAGGTCGGGTCGTGGCATGGATGGACAGCAGACTGGAAGCAGTCCACGAGGCCGGCGACCATCATGACGTCGTTGGTCGTGCATGCAGCTTGAAGACTGATCAACCAGAGCGCCCATTGCTTTTCCTTCGGAAAAATTATGGGGATTTTTCCGACGGCCAATCATAAGCTGGCAAATGACTCGGCGCGCAGTACAAGCTGCAGCGGCATACGCGAAGCGGTGTCAACAAGCCGCTTCCCACTATTGCGCGCATGGATATATCTGGGCAAATTTCGCCCTGATGGCTTCTTTGCTCTGTTCAATATGCTGCCGCATCAGTGCTTCAGCCTCGATACCGCGCCTTTCTTCGATAAGCGCGAATAATGACACATGCTCTTGATAGGAACGCTGTGTGTCTTCTGCGGCAAAAAGGCGGCTGACTTGTGACGGATTCCTAAGGCGGAACTGCGCATCAAAAATCAACGGTAAACGCTGCGTTCTTTGGATCGTGTCGGCAAGAACCGGATTGCGAGCCTCCTCGATCAGCACTTGATGAAATTGCGCATTGAGGTCGAACCATTCAAGACTGTCCTCATTTCCCCACTCCTCCGAGTAAGCAATGGGCTGCATCCTGCGTAACAGGCGCTTGAGCATACTTGTGCCTGCCTCACTCACCCCGCGGTGTGCGACAACGCGACAGACCATTCCTTCCAGCGTCGCCCGCACTTCGAACGCATTGGTGATATCTTCGATTGCGAAGCGTCGAACCACATAGCCGCGATTGGGTGAGTAGACGACGAGCTGCTCATGCTCCATAAGCTTGAGCGCCTCGCGCACAGGCGTGCGCGACGTCCCTGACTGTTCCGCCAGGACCTGTTCTTGCAGATGCTCTTCTGGCGCGAAAGTGCCGTTGATGATCCGCTCTCGGATCCACTGCGCAACTACTACACCACGGGTACCAAGTCCGCTTATAGTCCGCGTCATCTCATTTCCATCCAGCTTTAGCGACGCCGCGGCCTTCCTTTATCCAGCGCAATGACACCCGTTATCGTTCGGCTGTCTGCCCGGTCAAGCACCATCGCTGCCGCCAACTTTATGATTGACCACTCATATCATTGCTTCTAGTGTCTTCCATACACGTATACAATGTGAGGCAACGGCAGTGGACCGAACTTTTTTCCAAAAAATATGGGACGACCATACTGTCGCTGATTTGGGTGACGGTGCCTTTCTTATCCATATTGACCGTAACTTCCTGCATGAGGTCAGCGGAGCGGTATCGTTGAAAAACCTGGATGCCGAAGGGCGTTCCGTGCGCTGTCCCGAACTGACCTTCGCCACGCTTGATCACGTACTGGAAACGGTGCCCGGCCGAGGTATGACGACACGCATGCCGGGTGGGAACGATTTCCTACGTGAATTCTCTGAACGTGTCGGTCCCCACGGAATTCGCTATTTTGACCTTGATGATCCGCGTCAAGGGATCGTGCACGTTATTGCGCCGGAACTGGGAGCGGCGCTTCCAGGCATGACGTTCATTTGCGGCGACAGTCATACCTGCACGGTCGGCGGCGTCGGCGCCTTCGCATGGGGCGTAGGATCTAGTGACAGCGAACATGCACTTGCTACCCAGACCGTAGTCGCAACCAAGCCGAAGACGTTGAGGGTCAACTTCACAGGAACGCTTCCAGAGGGCGTTTTTGCCAAGGACATGATCCTCGCGCTCATCGGCAAATATACGGCTAATGGCGGAACTGGGTATGCCATTGAATATGCGGGCGAGGCAGTCGCGTCGCTGTCGATGGATGGTCGCCTGACCCTTTGCAACATGGCAGTGGAGTTTGGCGGTCGGACCGGCATGGTGGCGCCCGATGACATCACATTCGAGTATCTTAAGGGACGCGAATTCTCGCCGACCGGGGATGAGTGGGATCGTGCCGTCGAATATTGGAGATCGCTGCGCAGTGATCCTGACGCAAAATATGACGCCGAATATGAGCTTGATTGCTCTACGCTGACGCCGCAAGTCACATGGGGGACCAGTCCTGAACATGTGGTGGGAATTGCCGAAACCGTACCCGACCCGGCGGGCTCCTCAGATGCTGTCATGCGATCTTCGCGAGAACGCGCGGCTAGTTATGCGGAGCTCAGTGGTGGCCAGCAGGTTGCCGGCCTACCCATTGAGGGAGCCTTCATCGGTTCATGTACGAACAGCCGCATCGACGATTTACGCGCAGCTGCGGAAGTCTTGCGAGGCCGCAAGGTAGCGCCGGGAGTTACAGCTATCTGCGTGCCCGGATCAACCGCTACCAAGCTGCTTGCCGAGGCCGAGGGACTGGACAAGGTGTTCATCGAGGCCGGCTTTGAATGGCGAGAGTCGGGGTGCTCGCTTTGTATGAGTGGCGCGACAGGAGGCGAGAGCTTCCCCAAAAACGCCCGGGTGATCGCTTCGACCAATCGAAATTTCGAAGATCGTCAAGGCCCCAATGTGCGCTCACATTTGGCCAGCCCCGTCACCGTCGCCGCGTCGGCTATCGCCGGCCACATCATGGATCATCGCCAACTTGTTCCGCTGGAGGCCGCTCAATGAGAATGGAACCATTTGTTTCAGTTGCCGGCCCTGCCGCCGCGATCATGCGCAATAATATTGATACAGACCAGATCACCCCGGGTCACACCGGGATGAAAGTGCAGAAGTCCGGCTTTGGCGACGGCCTCTTCTTCAACTGGCGCTATCTTGAGGACGGGTCAAACAATCCCGATTTCATCCTGAACCAGCCGCCATTCACGGAAGCAAAGTTTTTGCTTGCCGGACCCAATTTCGGTTGCGGCAGTTCACGCGAATTTGCGGTCTGGGCGCTCCGCGATTTTGGTGTCCGCGCCGTCATCGCGGCCAGTTTCGGTGCCATATTCACATCGAACTGCTTTATGAACGGCGTTGCGCCGATCATTTTAGATGAAACCGAAGTCAATGCAATCACGGCAGAAATTTCTCCAGCGAGTCCCGAAATCACCGTTGATATGGCGGCCCAGAATGTGATCTCGCCCTCCGGCCGAATATTTCCCTTCCAGCTTCCTGCTCTTCAACGGGAACGGTTGTTGGAGGGGCTCGATGCGATTGACTTCACGCTGAGGCGCGAGCCGGACATCAAATCGTTTCAAGTGGCCGACGGTGCGCGCCGTCCTTGGGTCTACAAAATTACCAGCAGTCGTGAGATAGTGGCATGAGCAGCTTCGTTCCCCTAAAGGATTTGCTCGCCCAGGAGTCCCCTCTTAAGCTCCCGGTGGCGCACGACGCGCTATCACTTCGCATGATACAACGTGCCGGCTTTCGAGCTGGAACGATCGGAGGATTTGGGGTTATCGGCTGTCGCCTGGGACTCCCCGATCTGGGCCTTGCAAGTTTTGGCGAGATAAGCTCCGCCGTGCGTGACATTGCGGGGTCCGTAAGCATTCCTCTTATCATCGATGGCGACGATGGCTATGGCGACGTGAAGAATGTCGTGCGGACCGTTCGCACTTATGAAGACATGGGTATAAGCGCAATTGTGCTCGAGGATCAGGTGAGCCCCAAGAAATGCGGCCATATGGTCGTTGAGCGTGAGATTGTGCGGGTTGAAATGGCGGTTGCCAAACTACGGGCCGCGCTCCACGCCCGAAAAAACCCGGAGTTCTCCATCATCGCGCGCACCGACGCTCGCCATGTCGAAGGCCTCGACGCCGCAATCGAACGGGGCCATCGCTATATCGAAGCTGGCGCCCAAGCCCTCTTTGTTGAAGCCCCAACGTCCGTAGACGAATTGGAGAAGATCGGGAAATCGTTCGATGTTCCACTGCTTGTAAATGCGGCGGAAGGCGGCCGTACACCGATCCTTACGCCGGAGGAGTATAAGGCGTTGGGGTTTTCCATCATCATCTATCCCGCAACACTGCTTCTTCGCATGGTAGGCATGTTCGAACGTACCCTCGCTGAATTGCGGCATGGGCGGTTCGCCCACGAGGGCAAATTGCCGGAATTCAACATCCTTACCGATGTCATGGGCATGAATGATTGGATGGACATTGACCGTCAATTCTCTCCAGAAGCCTGAAGCGGAGGGACGCCGGACACTGATTACGGCTTCCGCTACGGGCATCGGAGCCATCCTCGCTGAACGCGCCATATCCCGGGGATATGAAGTCATCGTCTCGGACTGCGATATCGCGGCCGGTCAAGCGCTCTGCGAGCGCCTTAATTGCCGTTTCGAGCGCTGCGATCTGGCGGTGGAGGCAGAGGTGGTCGATCTCGTCCAGCGCGTCGGAGCGGTTCATCTACTGGTAAACAACGGTGGCGTCTCCGGCCCCACCGTGCCGCTCAGTGCAGTCACCAGCGCGCAATGGCGACGGGTGATGGAGGTGAACGTGACTGCCCAGTTCATTGCGTGCCGGGAAATGGTCCCGTTGATGCTTGCGGCCGGTAAAGGCGGCTGCATCATCAATATGTCGTCGGTCGCAGCGCAGATCGCCTATCCCTGCCGCGCGCCTTATGCCGCTTCAAAGGCCGCAGTGCTGGGCTTAACAGCAGCGCTCGCCCGTGAGGTCGGACGAGATGGTATTCGCGTGAACGCCATTCTGCCCGCCACCACACGAGGTGACAGGATAGATCGAGTGATCGCGGCATATGGCGAGGCGAATAAACTTTCTCTCGATGACGCCAAATCTCATTATCTCACACGCCATGCGGACGGGCGCCTCGTGGATCCCGAGAATGTAGCAGACACGATTCTGTTCCTGGCGAGCGACTCCGCGCGTTCGATCACCGGGCAGTTTGTCCGGGTAGACGGGGGTTTTCAATGACCGAAGTGCTGCAAACAGCGCGTTTGCCCGTCGAACGCCAACCACGCGATCTCCTGGAAGAAGATGTTCCAGTC encodes:
- a CDS encoding GlcG/HbpS family heme-binding protein, with the protein product MAITHSIADTIVKAAILHGRRQDVTAAAVVCDLAGNPVATARDERAGPVNLVAAGSKAATAANFGATSEDVFAVVKGDEFLNDSVIATPPLSLLPGGAPIILDGRVVGGLGIAGGHYSQDHTIALQALADWTRALRHADPRFAFKSNADAPQSNFYGKNVIVTGARGGSVS
- a CDS encoding TetR/AcrR family transcriptional regulator, coding for MQKLTHSDTGDRSSKASGAATRTSERKKPILDRGVKRVKSLLRAAEQCFAEVGYGAASMTAVARRANAPIGSLYQFFSTKESVAVALIEQYVAELKTCWDSLSTDGPHDDYAKFARQLVTTTLEQIDRQPAFSTLEDAQANFGLRPGNHDELLLAVIGLIGRLAPSASAAMRDKLGLITFQMLKAAYALHQNDNEIKGDIDVVVEMSSIIAGYLRRNIT
- a CDS encoding flavin reductase, encoding MVASTTVDGSAGMVVGSFTSVPLEPPLVAFFPPSRRRSGQRSRWLEPFA
- a CDS encoding GntR family transcriptional regulator; amino-acid sequence: MTRTISGLGTRGVVVAQWIRERIINGTFAPEEHLQEQVLAEQSGTSRTPVREALKLMEHEQLVVYSPNRGYVVRRFAIEDITNAFEVRATLEGMVCRVVAHRGVSEAGTSMLKRLLRRMQPIAYSEEWGNEDSLEWFDLNAQFHQVLIEEARNPVLADTIQRTQRLPLIFDAQFRLRNPSQVSRLFAAEDTQRSYQEHVSLFALIEERRGIEAEALMRQHIEQSKEAIRAKFAQIYPCAQ
- the leuC gene encoding 3-isopropylmalate dehydratase large subunit, whose product is MDRTFFQKIWDDHTVADLGDGAFLIHIDRNFLHEVSGAVSLKNLDAEGRSVRCPELTFATLDHVLETVPGRGMTTRMPGGNDFLREFSERVGPHGIRYFDLDDPRQGIVHVIAPELGAALPGMTFICGDSHTCTVGGVGAFAWGVGSSDSEHALATQTVVATKPKTLRVNFTGTLPEGVFAKDMILALIGKYTANGGTGYAIEYAGEAVASLSMDGRLTLCNMAVEFGGRTGMVAPDDITFEYLKGREFSPTGDEWDRAVEYWRSLRSDPDAKYDAEYELDCSTLTPQVTWGTSPEHVVGIAETVPDPAGSSDAVMRSSRERAASYAELSGGQQVAGLPIEGAFIGSCTNSRIDDLRAAAEVLRGRKVAPGVTAICVPGSTATKLLAEAEGLDKVFIEAGFEWRESGCSLCMSGATGGESFPKNARVIASTNRNFEDRQGPNVRSHLASPVTVAASAIAGHIMDHRQLVPLEAAQ
- the leuD gene encoding 3-isopropylmalate dehydratase small subunit — protein: MEPFVSVAGPAAAIMRNNIDTDQITPGHTGMKVQKSGFGDGLFFNWRYLEDGSNNPDFILNQPPFTEAKFLLAGPNFGCGSSREFAVWALRDFGVRAVIAASFGAIFTSNCFMNGVAPIILDETEVNAITAEISPASPEITVDMAAQNVISPSGRIFPFQLPALQRERLLEGLDAIDFTLRREPDIKSFQVADGARRPWVYKITSSREIVA
- a CDS encoding oxaloacetate decarboxylase: MSSFVPLKDLLAQESPLKLPVAHDALSLRMIQRAGFRAGTIGGFGVIGCRLGLPDLGLASFGEISSAVRDIAGSVSIPLIIDGDDGYGDVKNVVRTVRTYEDMGISAIVLEDQVSPKKCGHMVVEREIVRVEMAVAKLRAALHARKNPEFSIIARTDARHVEGLDAAIERGHRYIEAGAQALFVEAPTSVDELEKIGKSFDVPLLVNAAEGGRTPILTPEEYKALGFSIIIYPATLLLRMVGMFERTLAELRHGRFAHEGKLPEFNILTDVMGMNDWMDIDRQFSPEA
- a CDS encoding SDR family NAD(P)-dependent oxidoreductase → MIGWTLTVNSLQKPEAEGRRTLITASATGIGAILAERAISRGYEVIVSDCDIAAGQALCERLNCRFERCDLAVEAEVVDLVQRVGAVHLLVNNGGVSGPTVPLSAVTSAQWRRVMEVNVTAQFIACREMVPLMLAAGKGGCIINMSSVAAQIAYPCRAPYAASKAAVLGLTAALAREVGRDGIRVNAILPATTRGDRIDRVIAAYGEANKLSLDDAKSHYLTRHADGRLVDPENVADTILFLASDSARSITGQFVRVDGGFQ